Below is a genomic region from Medicago truncatula cultivar Jemalong A17 chromosome 3, MtrunA17r5.0-ANR, whole genome shotgun sequence.
GGCAGGGATTGGTAAAACAACCGTTGCTAAACTCATTTACAATGATTCCCAAGTAAGGGACAAATTTGAGTTAATAGTGTGGGTACGTCTCTTAAGATATGTTGATGATTCAAGTGTTTTTGAAACCATTCTTGAATCTATTACATCACAAAAAACCAGTAATGTTAACTTGAATACAAAAAGAAATGACACAAGTAAGGTGAATACCATGTACCCAAATTTTTTGCTAGTATTGGATGACGTGTGGGATGCAAGATCCGTCAATTGGATATTACTGATGGACATCTTTAATGTGGTGGAAACTGGAAGTAGGATCATCATCACTACACGAGATGAAAGAGTTCCAATATCCATGCAAACCTTTTTTTATGTCCACTATATGAGACATCTGGAAACAGAAGATTGCTGGTCTTTAGTTGCCAGACATGCATTTGGAGCATTGGACAACCAAAAACGGTCTGATCTAGAAGAAATTGGtagagaaattgcaaaaaaatgtGACGGATTACCATTAGCTGCAATATCAGTTGGGGCTCTTCTTCATACTGAATTGTCTGTAGATAACTGGAAGTATGTGCTAGGAGTTAACATTGGGGAATTGATAGATTATGAGGTCCAAGCCGGTCTACAATTGAGCTACTTCTATCTTTCGACTCCTTTAAAACGCTGCTTTGcatattgttcaatttttccaaaGGAGTCCATCTTAGAAAAAAAGAGGGTAGTTCAGTTGTGGATTGCAGAAGGCTTAGTAGAATCTTCCACAAGTCAGGCAAGTTCGGAAAAAGTTGGGGAAGAATACTTTGATATACTAGTGTCAAGGTCGTTAATACAGAGACGATCTATTGATGGCGAGGAAGCAAGGTTTGAAATGAATAACTTCACCCATGATTTAGCCTCAAGGGTTTCATATCCATACTGTATCAGGTTTGACAAACAAATCTTACATGAAAGGGTACATACTTTGTCATACAATAGAGAGAGATATGagtcatttaataaatttgataaattgttTGGTTTTAAAGATTTGCGTACCTTTCTAGCATTGCCATTACAGGGACAATTTCCTCTTTGTTTGCTAGCGAACAAGGTAGTACATGACTTGCTGCCAACAATGAAACAGTTACGTGTGTTGTCTTTGTCAAACTACAAGAGTATCACTGAGGTTCCCAACTCTATTGGAAATTTGTTATACCTGCGGTACTTAAATCTTTCTCATACTGAGATTGAAAGGCTGCCTTCTGAAACATGCCAGCTTTACAATCTTCAGTTCTTGTTGTTGTCAGGATGTAAAAGGTTCATTGAATTGCCAGAGGACATGGGAAAATTGGTTAATCTATGCCACCTTGACGTTAGTGACACTGCATTGAGGGAGATGCCCGTACAGATAGCTAAACTACAAAATCTGCATACTTTGTCTGATTTTGTTGTCAGCAAACATAATGGTGGATTGAAGGTTGCAGAGCTAGGAAAATTTCCCCACCTAAATGGAAAAATTTCCATCTCACAACTACAAAATGTTAAGGACCCCTCTGAAGCTTTTCAAGCCAATTTGAAGATGAAAGAGAGAATACACGACTTAACTTTAGAATGGGACTGTGGTAGTACTTTTTCTGAATCAGAAGTTCAATGTGTTGTACTTGAACATTTGCAACCTTCAACAAATTTGAAAAGTCTCACCATCAAAGGCTATGGTGGAATCAGCTTTCCAAATTGGTTGGGTGATTTTTCATTTAGCAACATGGTGTATTTAAGGATCTCAAAttgtgataattgtttatggcTTCCACCGCTCGGTCAATTGAGTAATCTGAAAGAACTCATAATTGAAGAGATGCAATCAGTACAAGCAATTGGTACTGAGTTCTATGGAAGTGATG
It encodes:
- the LOC25488543 gene encoding putative disease resistance RPP13-like protein 1 isoform X2 — protein: MEGIEGERLVSLSTSAKILLDKFSSSEFVNIFRHAKLDVSLLINMKTTLLRVLILLNDDAAAADIKDMLGYAVFEVHNLFNQINIEAFSCKDGAYYQLINPNYQVLKNLSARFKWFNGVINSKLQKIIELLELLSSGDGQKGALVVSNPSHVLADESCIYGRDSDKNKLKHLLLSSDSEIRIISIAGMAGIGKTTVAKLIYNDSQVRDKFELIVWVRLLRYVDDSSVFETILESITSQKTSNVNLNTKRNDTSKVNTMYPNFLLVLDDVWDARSVNWILLMDIFNVVETGSRIIITTRDERVPISMQTFFYVHYMRHLETEDCWSLVARHAFGALDNQKRSDLEEIGREIAKKCDGLPLAAISVGALLHTELSVDNWKYVLGVNIGELIDYEVQAGLQLSYFYLSTPLKRCFAYCSIFPKESILEKKRVVQLWIAEGLVESSTSQASSEKVGEEYFDILVSRSLIQRRSIDGEEARFEMNNFTHDLASRVSYPYCIRFDKQILHERGQFPLCLLANKVVHDLLPTMKQLRVLSLSNYKSITEVPNSIGNLLYLRYLNLSHTEIERLPSETCQLYNLQFLLLSGCKRFIELPEDMGKLVNLCHLDVSDTALREMPVQIAKLQNLHTLSDFVVSKHNGGLKVAELGKFPHLNGKISISQLQNVKDPSEAFQANLKMKERIHDLTLEWDCGSTFSESEVQCVVLEHLQPSTNLKSLTIKGYGGISFPNWLGDFSFSNMVYLRISNCDNCLWLPPLGQLSNLKELIIEEMQSVQAIGTEFYGSDVSSFQPFPSLEILPFEDVQEWEERNLIGGTNTKFLSLKTLSLSRCPKLSVGNIIDKFPSLSKMELRECPLLVQPIPSSNHVFNQLMFPLNSLRQLTIEGFPSLTSLPTDGLRKTLKFLIISNCENLEFLPDEDLHNYTSLEELKISYSCNSMISFTLGALPVLKSLFIEGCKNLKYTLIGEGASEKSLSFLRSIKIWDCKELESFSLSGLPTPNLVYIAIWKCNKLHSLPSGMNTLTGLQEMEIDNLPNLKYFVIDDLPISLQELTVGSVGGIMWKYTKPTWKHLTCLSVLRINGDDTVNTLMVPLLPASLVMLCIRGFNGTRIDGKWLQHLTSLQKLEIVNAPKLNSLPKKGLPTSLSVLIMDRCPLLEASVRRKQGKKWRNIAHVLSIVIDGELIT
- the LOC25488543 gene encoding putative disease resistance RPP13-like protein 1 isoform X1 produces the protein MEGIEGERLVSLSTSAKILLDKFSSSEFVNIFRHAKLDVSLLINMKTTLLRVLILLNDDAAAADIKDMLGYAVFEVHNLFNQINIEAFSCKDGAYYQLINPNYQVLKNLSARFKWFNGVINSKLQKIIELLELLSSGDGQKGALVVSNPSHVLADESCIYGRDSDKNKLKHLLLSSDSEIRIISIAGMAGIGKTTVAKLIYNDSQVRDKFELIVWVRLLRYVDDSSVFETILESITSQKTSNVNLNTKRNDTSKVNTMYPNFLLVLDDVWDARSVNWILLMDIFNVVETGSRIIITTRDERVPISMQTFFYVHYMRHLETEDCWSLVARHAFGALDNQKRSDLEEIGREIAKKCDGLPLAAISVGALLHTELSVDNWKYVLGVNIGELIDYEVQAGLQLSYFYLSTPLKRCFAYCSIFPKESILEKKRVVQLWIAEGLVESSTSQASSEKVGEEYFDILVSRSLIQRRSIDGEEARFEMNNFTHDLASRVSYPYCIRFDKQILHERVHTLSYNRERYESFNKFDKLFGFKDLRTFLALPLQGQFPLCLLANKVVHDLLPTMKQLRVLSLSNYKSITEVPNSIGNLLYLRYLNLSHTEIERLPSETCQLYNLQFLLLSGCKRFIELPEDMGKLVNLCHLDVSDTALREMPVQIAKLQNLHTLSDFVVSKHNGGLKVAELGKFPHLNGKISISQLQNVKDPSEAFQANLKMKERIHDLTLEWDCGSTFSESEVQCVVLEHLQPSTNLKSLTIKGYGGISFPNWLGDFSFSNMVYLRISNCDNCLWLPPLGQLSNLKELIIEEMQSVQAIGTEFYGSDVSSFQPFPSLEILPFEDVQEWEERNLIGGTNTKFLSLKTLSLSRCPKLSVGNIIDKFPSLSKMELRECPLLVQPIPSSNHVFNQLMFPLNSLRQLTIEGFPSLTSLPTDGLRKTLKFLIISNCENLEFLPDEDLHNYTSLEELKISYSCNSMISFTLGALPVLKSLFIEGCKNLKYTLIGEGASEKSLSFLRSIKIWDCKELESFSLSGLPTPNLVYIAIWKCNKLHSLPSGMNTLTGLQEMEIDNLPNLKYFVIDDLPISLQELTVGSVGGIMWKYTKPTWKHLTCLSVLRINGDDTVNTLMVPLLPASLVMLCIRGFNGTRIDGKWLQHLTSLQKLEIVNAPKLNSLPKKGLPTSLSVLIMDRCPLLEASVRRKQGKKWRNIAHVLSIVIDGELIT